In Massilistercora timonensis, the following are encoded in one genomic region:
- the htpG gene encoding molecular chaperone HtpG, which yields MAAKKGNLSISSENIFPIIKKWVYSDHDIFVREMISNGCDAITKLKKLDMMGEYQLPDDYKPAIQVVVNPEDKTLKFIDNGLGMTADEVEEYITQIAFSGAAEFLEKYKDKTTEDDMIGHFGLGFYSAFMVADEVHIDTLSYKEGAKPVHWVSTGGTEYEMEDGSKEGVGTEMTLYLNEDSVEFANEYRMREVIEKYCSFMPVEIFLSKANAEPEYETIDEADLKDDDVVIEHIHEDAKMEEKEQENGEKEMVEVEPAKEKVKIQKRPVSLSDIHPLWTKHPNECSDEDYLEFYRKVFLDYKEPLFWIHLNMDYPFNLKGILYFPRINTEYDSIEGTIKLYNNQVFIADNIKEVIPEFLMVLKGVIDCPDLPLNVSRSALQNDGFVNKIADYISKKVADKLSGMCKTKREDYEKYWDDISPFIKFGCLKDEKFCDKMKDAILFKNLDHKYLTLKDCIEENGGEVVEHNEKKDEDPAEDENKVEEIKTTIYYVTDEIQQSQYINLFRSQGKDAVILGHNIDSPFITQLEQRNPTIRFQRIDADVNEDIREEVAEEEKEEFKKTSDSLIEIFRKELGNDKLDVKIEKLKDDNVASMMTLSEQNRRMQEMMKMYGMTGMDLGGETTLILNANHPLVQYVVEHKEGEKTGLICHQLYDLAMLAHKPLNPEEMTEFVKRSNEIMLLLTK from the coding sequence ATGGCAGCAAAAAAAGGTAATTTGTCCATCAGCAGTGAGAATATTTTCCCGATTATCAAGAAGTGGGTATATTCTGATCATGACATTTTCGTGCGGGAGATGATCTCCAACGGCTGCGACGCCATCACTAAGCTGAAGAAGCTGGATATGATGGGAGAGTATCAGCTTCCCGATGATTATAAGCCGGCGATCCAGGTAGTTGTGAATCCGGAGGACAAGACGCTGAAGTTCATCGATAACGGACTTGGCATGACGGCGGACGAGGTGGAGGAGTATATCACCCAGATCGCTTTCTCCGGCGCTGCCGAGTTCCTGGAGAAATATAAGGATAAGACGACAGAGGACGATATGATCGGTCATTTTGGCCTGGGTTTTTATTCTGCCTTCATGGTGGCGGACGAGGTGCATATCGACACCCTTTCTTATAAAGAAGGGGCGAAGCCGGTCCACTGGGTAAGTACCGGCGGCACGGAGTATGAGATGGAGGACGGCAGCAAGGAAGGCGTGGGAACGGAGATGACTCTGTATCTCAACGAGGACAGCGTGGAGTTTGCCAACGAGTACCGGATGCGGGAAGTGATCGAGAAGTACTGTTCTTTCATGCCGGTGGAGATCTTCCTGTCCAAGGCCAACGCAGAGCCGGAGTATGAGACTATTGACGAGGCGGATCTGAAGGATGACGATGTGGTCATCGAACACATCCATGAAGACGCGAAGATGGAAGAGAAGGAACAGGAGAACGGCGAGAAGGAAATGGTGGAAGTGGAGCCGGCCAAAGAGAAGGTAAAGATTCAGAAGCGCCCGGTTTCCTTAAGCGACATACATCCGCTCTGGACCAAACATCCCAACGAGTGCTCGGACGAGGATTATCTGGAGTTTTACCGCAAGGTGTTCCTGGATTACAAAGAGCCCCTGTTCTGGATCCACCTGAACATGGATTATCCATTTAACCTGAAGGGAATCCTTTACTTCCCAAGGATCAATACCGAGTACGATTCCATTGAGGGAACCATCAAGCTTTACAATAACCAGGTGTTCATCGCGGACAATATCAAGGAAGTGATCCCGGAATTCCTGATGGTGTTAAAGGGCGTCATCGATTGCCCGGACCTGCCTCTTAACGTGTCCAGAAGCGCGCTGCAGAACGATGGATTTGTAAATAAGATCGCGGATTACATTTCCAAGAAGGTGGCGGATAAGCTGTCCGGTATGTGCAAGACCAAGAGGGAAGATTATGAGAAATACTGGGACGACATCAGTCCGTTTATCAAGTTTGGCTGCCTGAAGGATGAGAAGTTCTGCGACAAGATGAAGGATGCCATCCTCTTCAAGAACCTGGATCATAAGTATCTGACCCTTAAGGACTGCATCGAGGAGAACGGCGGCGAGGTAGTGGAACATAATGAGAAGAAGGATGAGGATCCGGCGGAGGATGAGAACAAGGTAGAGGAGATCAAGACCACCATCTACTATGTTACCGATGAGATCCAGCAGAGCCAGTATATCAACCTCTTCAGAAGCCAGGGCAAGGATGCGGTGATCCTGGGCCACAACATCGATTCTCCGTTTATCACCCAGCTGGAGCAGCGCAATCCCACGATCCGCTTCCAGCGTATCGACGCGGATGTGAATGAAGACATTCGGGAAGAAGTGGCGGAGGAAGAGAAAGAGGAATTCAAGAAGACCTCCGACAGCCTGATCGAGATCTTCCGCAAGGAGCTGGGCAACGACAAGCTGGATGTGAAGATCGAGAAACTGAAAGACGATAACGTGGCATCCATGATGACCTTGTCTGAGCAGAACCGTCGGATGCAGGAGATGATGAAGATGTACGGCATGACCGGCATGGACCTGGGCGGCGAGACCACCTTGATCCTGAACGCTAATCATCCGCTGGTACAGTATGTGGTGGAGCATAAAGAAGGCGAGAAGACCGGCCTGATCTGCCATCAGCTCTACGATCTGGCGATGCTGGCCCACAAGCCGCTGAATCCGGAAGAGATGACAGAGTTTGTCAAGAGAAGCAACGAAATCATGCTGCTGTTAACGAAATAA
- a CDS encoding pseudouridine synthase has product MVRLNKYLSEAGVCSRREADRLILSGQVTVDGQRAVPGMQVTDSQEVRVGKKVIRRKEEKVILAFYKPAGIVCTEERRERNSTARFLNYPVRVTYAGRLDKDSEGLLIMTNDGDLINKMMRARHFHEKEYQVTVDRPVTEEFLESLRKGVHITDREKGLDAVTRPCRAETVGKFTFRIVLTQGLNRQIRRMCQAFGYEVKKLVRIRIMNIRLDGLKPGEYRPLTVQEARELYEQTETRTDEGIS; this is encoded by the coding sequence ATGGTACGGCTGAATAAATATTTAAGTGAAGCCGGCGTCTGCTCCCGCAGAGAGGCAGATCGCCTGATCTTAAGCGGACAGGTGACGGTGGACGGCCAGCGGGCAGTCCCGGGGATGCAGGTGACAGACAGCCAGGAGGTGCGGGTCGGGAAGAAAGTGATCCGCAGAAAAGAGGAAAAAGTGATACTGGCTTTCTACAAGCCGGCAGGGATCGTATGTACAGAAGAACGGCGGGAGCGTAACAGCACCGCCCGTTTTCTCAATTATCCGGTGCGCGTCACTTATGCGGGACGGCTGGACAAGGATTCCGAGGGGCTTCTTATCATGACCAACGACGGGGATCTGATCAACAAGATGATGCGGGCCCGCCATTTCCACGAGAAGGAGTACCAGGTGACGGTGGACCGCCCGGTGACAGAAGAGTTCCTGGAGAGTTTGAGAAAGGGCGTCCACATCACGGACCGGGAGAAAGGACTGGATGCGGTGACCAGGCCCTGCCGGGCAGAGACGGTGGGTAAATTTACCTTTCGCATTGTGCTCACTCAGGGACTAAACCGTCAGATCCGGCGAATGTGCCAGGCGTTTGGCTATGAAGTAAAGAAGCTGGTGCGGATCCGGATCATGAATATCAGACTGGATGGTCTGAAGCCGGGGGAGTACCGGCCATTGACAGTGCAGGAGGCCAGAGAGTTATATGAACAGACAGAAACAAGAACGGATGAAGGAATTAGTTGA
- a CDS encoding MBOAT family protein, translating into MLFSSILFLFTFLPVTLILYYLAPGKLKNVVLLAASLVFYAWGEPVYIFLMIFSILFNYISGLDVARNLGNAGKARKSIVFNIVVNMCILGFFKYEGFLLGSLNAILPVDIPYRELPLPIGISFYTFQTLSYVIDVYRGNVRVQRNLLDFALYVTMFPQLIAGPIVKYADIARQLRSRSMGWGKFGDGVMYFIRGLSKKVLLANTIGMVFNDVAALGAGETSALSAWLGCAAYTFQIYFDFSGYSDMAIGLGKMFGFEFRPNFNYPYISKNITEFWRRWHISLSTWFKEYVYIPLGGNRVSPAKHIRNIMAVWLLTGLWHGAAWNFVFWGLYYGILLLIEKYFLSHILAKLPGVVEHLYSIVLVMIGWVFFFSPTLGDAFGYLGLMAGSGCGLADRQGLYLLVSNGPVWVLLILCSTPVLHRAYEKLIYGGKRERIRINALVYLGLFLLCIAYLVTESYNPFLYFRF; encoded by the coding sequence ATGCTTTTCAGCAGTATATTATTTTTATTTACATTTTTGCCGGTTACATTGATCCTTTATTATCTTGCCCCCGGCAAATTGAAAAATGTAGTGCTTCTGGCTGCCAGCCTGGTCTTCTATGCCTGGGGCGAGCCGGTCTACATTTTTCTGATGATCTTTTCCATCTTATTTAACTATATCTCCGGCCTGGACGTGGCCCGCAACCTTGGGAACGCCGGGAAGGCCAGGAAGAGCATCGTCTTTAATATTGTGGTAAATATGTGTATCCTGGGATTTTTCAAATATGAAGGATTCCTGCTGGGCAGCCTGAATGCGATCCTGCCTGTAGATATCCCTTACCGGGAACTGCCGCTTCCCATAGGGATTTCTTTCTATACCTTCCAGACCCTGTCCTACGTGATCGACGTGTACCGGGGAAATGTCCGGGTGCAGAGAAACCTTCTGGATTTCGCCCTCTATGTGACCATGTTCCCTCAGCTGATCGCCGGTCCTATCGTAAAATACGCGGATATAGCCCGGCAGCTTCGCAGCAGAAGTATGGGCTGGGGAAAATTTGGCGACGGTGTGATGTATTTTATCCGGGGGCTTTCCAAGAAGGTGCTCCTGGCTAACACCATCGGTATGGTGTTCAATGACGTGGCGGCTCTCGGAGCGGGAGAGACATCCGCTTTAAGCGCCTGGCTTGGGTGCGCCGCTTACACCTTCCAGATTTATTTTGACTTCAGCGGATATTCGGACATGGCTATTGGCCTGGGAAAAATGTTCGGGTTTGAGTTCCGCCCCAACTTCAATTATCCCTATATCTCCAAAAATATCACGGAATTCTGGCGCAGATGGCATATTTCCCTGAGCACCTGGTTTAAAGAATACGTTTACATTCCCCTGGGAGGGAACCGGGTAAGCCCTGCAAAACATATCCGCAATATCATGGCGGTGTGGCTTCTGACAGGCCTGTGGCATGGGGCGGCCTGGAACTTTGTGTTCTGGGGATTGTACTACGGGATCCTGCTTCTGATCGAGAAATATTTCCTGAGCCATATCCTGGCCAAACTTCCGGGAGTGGTGGAACATCTCTACAGCATCGTCCTGGTGATGATCGGCTGGGTGTTCTTCTTCAGTCCCACCCTTGGCGACGCCTTTGGATACCTTGGCCTGATGGCGGGGAGCGGCTGCGGACTGGCGGACCGGCAGGGGCTTTACCTTCTGGTGAGCAATGGGCCGGTGTGGGTGCTTCTGATCTTATGTTCCACCCCCGTCCTTCACCGGGCGTATGAGAAATTGATCTACGGAGGGAAGCGGGAGAGGATCCGGATCAACGCCCTGGTATACCTGGGGTTATTCCTTCTGTGCATAGCCTATCTGGTAACGGAATCCTACAACCCCTTCCTGTATTTTCGCTTCTAG
- the clpX gene encoding ATP-dependent Clp protease ATP-binding subunit ClpX → MSEYENRDEEGMEKEIEKAEGTVEEKDDSEYEKVCFLCHRPESVAGKMIELPNNVCVCRDCMQKSFDAMTSGQIDYSQLMNNLPPGVQFMNLSDLEQAIPKQQKVKKKKEGEERVPLVDLKNLPAPHKIKARLDEYVVGQEHAKKAMSVAVYNHYKRVATDTMDDIEIEKSNMLMIGPTGSGKTYLVKTLARLLDVPLAITDATSLTEAGYIGDDIESVVSKLLAAADNDVEKAEQGIIFIDEIDKIAKKRNSNQRDVSGESVQQGMLKLLEGSDVEVPVGANSKNAMVPLTTVNTRNILFICGGAFPDLEGIIKERLTKQSSIGFGADLKDKYDHDKTILEKVTVEDLRNFGMIPEFLGRLPIIFTLQGMNEDMLVKILKEPKNAILKQYQKLLALDEVKLEFEEDALTAIAKKAMEKDTGARALRAIIEEFMLDIMYEIPKDDNIGQVTITRAYIEGTGGPIITLRGQQVASLP, encoded by the coding sequence ATGTCTGAATACGAGAACAGAGATGAAGAAGGAATGGAGAAGGAAATAGAGAAAGCAGAAGGGACCGTGGAGGAAAAGGACGACAGTGAGTATGAGAAGGTCTGCTTCCTCTGCCACCGGCCGGAGAGTGTGGCCGGTAAGATGATCGAACTTCCCAACAACGTGTGTGTGTGCAGGGACTGTATGCAGAAGAGTTTTGACGCCATGACAAGCGGGCAGATCGATTATTCCCAGCTGATGAATAATCTGCCGCCGGGAGTCCAGTTCATGAACCTGTCAGATCTGGAGCAGGCGATCCCCAAACAGCAGAAAGTGAAAAAGAAAAAGGAAGGGGAGGAGAGAGTCCCGCTGGTGGACTTGAAGAACCTCCCTGCGCCCCATAAGATCAAGGCCAGACTGGACGAATATGTGGTGGGCCAGGAGCACGCCAAGAAGGCCATGTCTGTGGCGGTTTACAATCACTATAAACGGGTGGCTACAGATACCATGGATGACATTGAGATCGAGAAGTCCAATATGCTGATGATCGGTCCCACGGGATCCGGCAAGACCTATCTTGTAAAGACGCTGGCAAGACTTCTGGATGTGCCGCTTGCCATTACGGACGCTACATCCCTGACAGAGGCGGGTTACATAGGAGATGATATCGAGAGCGTTGTCTCCAAGCTTCTGGCAGCGGCGGACAACGATGTGGAGAAGGCGGAACAGGGGATCATCTTCATCGACGAGATCGACAAGATCGCCAAGAAACGCAATTCCAATCAGAGAGATGTAAGCGGCGAGTCGGTGCAGCAGGGGATGTTAAAGCTTCTGGAGGGAAGCGATGTGGAGGTGCCGGTGGGCGCTAACAGCAAGAACGCCATGGTGCCCCTTACCACGGTAAATACCCGGAACATTCTCTTTATCTGCGGCGGCGCATTCCCGGATCTGGAGGGGATCATCAAGGAGCGGCTGACCAAGCAGTCTTCCATTGGATTCGGGGCGGATCTGAAGGATAAATATGACCACGACAAGACTATCCTGGAAAAGGTGACGGTAGAAGACCTGCGGAACTTTGGGATGATCCCGGAATTCCTGGGGCGTCTTCCCATTATTTTCACCCTGCAGGGAATGAATGAGGACATGCTGGTGAAGATCCTCAAAGAGCCCAAGAACGCGATCCTGAAGCAGTATCAGAAGCTCCTGGCTCTGGATGAGGTGAAGCTGGAATTTGAAGAGGATGCGCTCACTGCCATCGCGAAGAAAGCCATGGAGAAGGATACAGGAGCCCGTGCCCTGCGGGCGATTATTGAGGAGTTTATGCTGGATATCATGTATGAGATCCCCAAGGATGACAATATTGGCCAGGTGACCATCACCAGGGCCTATATCGAAGGGACCGGCGGCCCCATCATCACGCTGCGGGGGCAGCAGGTGGCAAGTCTGCCATAA
- a CDS encoding DUF4358 domain-containing protein, producing the protein MRKRSGFDIIDFAKYGMIVIIIAYVVFLLMREGGDAPLETVEKNVLEAVSTEGMEKAGTQDIKRYYGLNPEDYRGVALYLPDDVMGVNEVLIVRLADEAQEEPVTEAAQKRLDTQKESFEGYGVEQTKLLNDAVLESKGDYVILIVSGKAQAGDEAFKKSL; encoded by the coding sequence GTGAGAAAGAGAAGTGGATTCGATATAATAGACTTTGCCAAATACGGCATGATCGTGATCATCATCGCCTACGTGGTATTTCTGCTCATGCGGGAGGGCGGCGACGCGCCCCTTGAGACAGTGGAGAAAAATGTCCTGGAGGCGGTATCCACAGAAGGAATGGAGAAGGCCGGTACCCAGGACATCAAAAGATATTACGGGCTGAACCCGGAAGACTACAGAGGGGTCGCCCTGTACCTGCCGGACGACGTGATGGGCGTCAACGAGGTGCTGATCGTGCGCCTGGCGGACGAAGCCCAGGAAGAACCGGTGACAGAAGCGGCACAGAAGCGCCTGGACACCCAGAAGGAAAGCTTTGAGGGATACGGCGTGGAACAGACGAAACTTCTGAATGACGCTGTTCTGGAGAGTAAAGGGGATTATGTGATCCTGATCGTCTCCGGGAAGGCGCAGGCAGGTGACGAAGCCTTTAAGAAAAGTTTGTAG
- the ligA gene encoding NAD-dependent DNA ligase LigA has product MNRQKQERMKELVDLLNRAGKAYYQDAQEIMSNYEYDSLYDELVSLEKELGMTLSNSPTVNVGYQVLSELPKERHEEPMLSLDKTKEVEGLKEFLGDQNALLSWKMDGLTIVLTYQGGELRKAVTRGNGEVGEVITNNARVFRNIPLKIGYEGELILRGEAVIGYRDFERINEEITDVQAKYKNPRNLCSGSVRQLNNEITARRNVRFFAFALVRASGVDFHNSRAAQMEWLKEQGFEIVEYHMVTRDTVEREVIKFSEKIPENDFPSDGLVLIYDDIEYGQSLGRTAKFPRDSIAFKWADETSRTRLLEIEWSPSRTGLINPVAIFEPVELEGTTVSRASVHNISIMEELELGVGDEIEVYKANMIIPQIARNLTRSGVRDIPAVCPVCGGKTQIRQEGNAKTLYCTNPECQAKHVKAFTLFVSRDAMNIEGLSESTLEKFIARGFIREYADIFHLDRHRDEIQSMEGFGEKSFQNLEASIEKARTTTLPRVIYGLGIANIGLANARMICRAFDYELDRMLAADQEDLNEISGIGDVIAGAFVAYFKDPVHRRQLEDLLKELTIVEEEGAGAPQTLAGLTFVITGSVTHFANRSEVKALIESMGGKVTGSVTSKTDYLINNDVESTSSKNKKARELGIPILSEEEFLEMTQGEGQ; this is encoded by the coding sequence ATGAACAGACAGAAACAAGAACGGATGAAGGAATTAGTTGATCTTCTGAACCGGGCAGGGAAGGCTTACTACCAGGACGCCCAGGAGATCATGAGCAACTATGAATATGACAGCCTGTACGATGAACTGGTAAGCCTTGAGAAGGAGCTGGGGATGACTCTGTCCAACAGCCCTACGGTAAATGTAGGCTACCAGGTGTTGAGCGAACTTCCCAAGGAACGCCATGAGGAGCCTATGCTGTCCCTGGATAAGACCAAGGAGGTAGAGGGCTTAAAAGAATTCCTGGGGGACCAGAACGCCCTGCTGTCCTGGAAGATGGACGGCCTGACCATTGTGCTCACCTATCAGGGCGGGGAACTTAGGAAGGCGGTCACCCGGGGAAATGGTGAAGTGGGCGAGGTGATCACCAACAACGCCCGGGTTTTCCGCAATATCCCGCTGAAGATCGGATATGAGGGAGAGCTGATCCTCCGGGGGGAAGCGGTGATCGGATACCGGGATTTTGAACGGATCAATGAGGAGATCACAGACGTCCAGGCAAAATATAAGAATCCCAGGAATCTCTGCAGCGGCTCTGTGCGCCAGCTGAACAATGAGATCACGGCCCGGCGGAACGTGCGGTTCTTTGCCTTCGCCCTGGTGCGGGCGTCCGGCGTGGATTTCCACAATTCCAGGGCGGCCCAGATGGAGTGGCTGAAGGAACAGGGCTTTGAAATCGTGGAGTATCATATGGTCACAAGAGATACGGTGGAGAGGGAAGTTATTAAATTTTCCGAAAAAATCCCGGAGAATGATTTCCCATCCGACGGACTCGTGCTAATATATGATGATATAGAGTATGGTCAGTCTCTGGGGCGGACTGCCAAGTTCCCCCGGGATTCCATCGCCTTTAAGTGGGCGGATGAGACCAGCCGTACCAGGCTTCTTGAGATTGAATGGAGCCCGTCCAGGACAGGGCTTATCAATCCGGTGGCCATATTCGAACCTGTGGAGCTGGAGGGCACCACAGTAAGTCGGGCAAGCGTCCACAACATCAGCATCATGGAGGAACTGGAGCTGGGCGTGGGGGATGAGATCGAGGTATACAAAGCCAACATGATCATCCCGCAGATCGCCAGGAACCTGACCCGCAGCGGGGTTCGGGATATCCCTGCCGTCTGTCCGGTATGCGGAGGCAAGACCCAGATCCGTCAGGAAGGGAACGCCAAAACCCTCTACTGCACCAACCCGGAGTGTCAGGCCAAACATGTGAAGGCATTTACCCTGTTTGTCAGCAGGGACGCCATGAATATTGAGGGGCTTTCTGAGTCCACCCTGGAGAAATTCATCGCCCGGGGCTTTATCCGGGAGTACGCGGATATCTTCCATCTGGACCGGCACCGGGATGAGATCCAGTCCATGGAAGGCTTTGGAGAGAAATCCTTCCAGAATCTGGAGGCGAGCATTGAGAAGGCAAGGACCACCACCCTTCCCAGAGTCATTTACGGACTGGGGATCGCTAATATCGGCCTTGCCAATGCCAGGATGATCTGCCGGGCTTTCGACTATGAGCTGGACCGGATGCTGGCAGCGGATCAGGAGGATCTAAATGAGATCTCCGGGATCGGAGACGTGATCGCAGGGGCTTTTGTTGCATATTTCAAAGATCCGGTCCACCGCAGGCAGCTTGAGGATCTTCTGAAAGAGCTGACCATTGTGGAGGAGGAAGGGGCAGGAGCGCCGCAGACTCTGGCGGGGCTGACCTTTGTGATCACCGGGAGTGTCACACATTTTGCCAACCGCAGTGAGGTCAAGGCCCTGATCGAGAGTATGGGAGGGAAGGTGACAGGATCTGTTACATCTAAGACCGACTATCTCATCAACAATGATGTGGAGTCTACCTCATCGAAGAATAAGAAGGCCAGAGAATTGGGAATTCCCATCCTTTCAGAAGAAGAATTCCTGGAGATGACACAAGGAGAAGGCCAATAG
- a CDS encoding DUF5721 family protein, protein MNVFLLSAKDTMNHLLLQETFDNFSFIEGEITTFNRFTMDGYLHKEFFDEPPRREYSCWRDMRGYCLELIRGKRTPLSFRIVLSLAPEQFPAFLESHELSAFRPEEIRGLYLNFQYDGQALQCVTGISLSTFSLDKSLEHQWDEYAKELLKSWIN, encoded by the coding sequence ATGAACGTATTCCTACTGTCTGCAAAGGATACCATGAATCATCTTCTTCTGCAAGAAACCTTCGATAATTTCTCATTCATCGAAGGAGAAATCACCACCTTCAACCGGTTTACCATGGACGGGTATCTGCACAAAGAATTCTTCGATGAGCCTCCCCGGCGGGAATATTCCTGTTGGAGAGACATGCGCGGCTATTGCCTGGAACTGATCCGGGGAAAACGCACGCCCCTCTCCTTCCGGATCGTTCTGTCCCTTGCGCCGGAACAGTTCCCCGCCTTCCTAGAATCCCATGAGCTGTCAGCCTTCCGCCCGGAAGAGATCCGGGGGCTGTACCTCAACTTCCAGTATGACGGCCAGGCCCTCCAGTGCGTCACCGGGATCTCCCTTTCCACCTTCAGCCTGGACAAATCCCTGGAACACCAGTGGGACGAGTACGCCAAAGAACTGTTAAAAAGCTGGATAAATTAA
- a CDS encoding GDSL-type esterase/lipase family protein: MRHLERSRRKRPGESDKILRFAVAAVLLLFLVAGIVVAVRLMNPRVDATEGRKRLEEVASADVQEIDAKIQELEAEERKEKREAEDRSYNEIFAGTLLLGDSVSQGLYEFGIMNESLVIAQKGIGVCGVGRDGLKECEDRVISANPAKLFLAVGMNDLKAARGNADTFEEDYRSVLQEIEKALPDTEIYINSILPVQSKVIEENSDYGNIPEFNERLARLCEEEGAVFIDNTDLVKDEYYTADGIHMSPDYYPGWVDHMAEVAKL, from the coding sequence ATGAGGCACTTAGAGAGATCCCGGCGGAAAAGGCCGGGGGAGAGCGATAAAATTTTAAGATTTGCCGTGGCTGCGGTCCTGCTTTTATTTCTTGTGGCAGGTATCGTGGTGGCGGTCCGGCTTATGAATCCCAGGGTAGACGCTACCGAGGGGAGAAAGCGGCTGGAGGAAGTGGCCAGCGCGGACGTGCAGGAAATCGATGCGAAGATCCAGGAGCTGGAGGCGGAGGAGCGGAAGGAGAAGCGGGAAGCTGAGGACCGTTCCTACAATGAGATCTTTGCAGGGACTCTGCTTCTGGGGGACTCTGTGAGTCAGGGACTCTATGAATTCGGGATCATGAATGAATCTCTCGTGATCGCCCAGAAGGGCATCGGCGTATGCGGCGTGGGCAGAGATGGCCTGAAGGAATGTGAAGACCGGGTGATCAGCGCAAATCCGGCGAAGCTGTTCCTGGCCGTCGGGATGAACGATCTGAAGGCGGCCAGGGGCAATGCGGACACCTTCGAGGAAGATTACCGCTCTGTGCTCCAGGAGATCGAGAAAGCCCTTCCGGATACAGAGATCTATATAAACAGCATTCTTCCGGTTCAGTCTAAGGTGATCGAGGAGAACAGCGACTACGGGAACATCCCGGAGTTTAATGAGAGACTGGCCAGGCTCTGTGAAGAAGAGGGCGCGGTATTTATTGACAATACAGATCTGGTGAAGGATGAATATTATACTGCCGATGGGATACATATGTCCCCGGATTATTATCCCGGCTGGGTGGATCACATGGCGGAGGTGGCAAAGCTGTGA
- a CDS encoding DHHW family protein has product MSQRQRKRQRQKRSRKIMALLFIGVTALICLANFIAKDKESSEKENRMLTQKPAVTWSGIESGRFMSQYESYKSDQFAGRDLWVSLKTSVDLLSGKRESNGVFKGKDHYLLEEIKTPGEQTEKNLEAIRAFAGRYPKIPFYIALAPNAANILSDKLPLLAVTKDQEKQFQKIRESLGSDVTWVDLQKALESHKEEDLYYRTDHHWTSQGAYYGYEALAAAMKLDTSKAPGMKPYAVTGDFNGALSSTSGYEGGYREPIYVYGTEDPADQVQVVVNYTDEQRKTATFYDPSKLDEKDKYAVFFGGNYGKIDIRTTADSTARLLVFKDSYANCLVPFLAPYYREIVMIDPRYYYGDIEQEMSDYSFDQALFLYNGNTFVEDNSISGVLSDGTAE; this is encoded by the coding sequence ATGAGCCAAAGACAAAGGAAGAGACAAAGGCAGAAACGCAGCAGGAAGATCATGGCGCTCCTTTTTATCGGAGTGACTGCGCTTATCTGCCTCGCTAACTTTATAGCGAAAGATAAGGAATCTTCGGAGAAGGAGAACCGTATGCTGACCCAGAAGCCTGCGGTTACCTGGTCCGGGATCGAGAGCGGGCGGTTTATGAGCCAGTACGAGTCCTATAAGTCCGACCAGTTTGCCGGTCGGGATCTGTGGGTGTCTCTTAAGACCTCCGTGGATCTCTTGTCCGGGAAGCGGGAGTCCAACGGGGTGTTCAAGGGGAAAGACCACTATCTTCTGGAAGAGATCAAGACGCCGGGAGAACAGACGGAGAAGAACCTGGAGGCCATCCGGGCCTTCGCCGGCCGGTATCCCAAGATCCCCTTCTATATTGCGCTTGCACCCAACGCGGCCAACATCCTGTCAGACAAGCTTCCACTCCTGGCAGTGACCAAGGACCAGGAGAAACAGTTCCAGAAGATCCGGGAGAGCCTGGGGTCAGATGTGACCTGGGTGGATCTTCAGAAAGCGCTGGAAAGTCATAAGGAAGAAGACCTTTATTACCGGACGGATCATCACTGGACCAGCCAGGGGGCATACTATGGATACGAGGCGCTGGCGGCAGCAATGAAGCTTGATACTTCCAAGGCGCCCGGGATGAAGCCTTATGCGGTGACAGGAGATTTCAACGGGGCCCTGTCGTCCACCAGCGGATACGAGGGTGGTTACCGGGAGCCCATCTATGTCTATGGGACAGAAGATCCTGCCGATCAGGTGCAGGTGGTGGTCAACTACACCGATGAGCAGCGCAAGACTGCTACATTTTACGATCCTTCCAAGCTGGATGAGAAGGATAAATACGCTGTGTTTTTCGGCGGGAATTACGGCAAGATCGACATCCGGACAACGGCGGATTCCACGGCGAGGCTTCTGGTCTTTAAGGATTCCTACGCCAACTGCCTGGTGCCTTTTCTGGCCCCGTATTACCGGGAGATCGTGATGATCGACCCCAGATATTACTACGGAGATATTGAGCAGGAAATGTCGGATTACTCTTTTGATCAGGCGCTTTTCCTGTATAATGGAAATACCTTTGTGGAGGACAACAGTATTAGCGGAGTGTTGAGCGATGGTACGGCTGAATAA